In Candidatus Methylomirabilota bacterium, a genomic segment contains:
- a CDS encoding SPFH domain-containing protein, translating into RHTLSTQNLPILTRLLSLPWGFTSPFRAEVYFVNLKVFTNMRWGTRDPVVFKDQQLGLIRLRAFGSFTMRVTQPLLFVNSLVGTQGSYTTDQIEDYLREVIVARLNDFLGETVESLLDLPKQYDEMAVAMKTRLAEEFRKYGTEMVDFYVNRITPPEDVERMIDERSSMGAVGDLDRFMQFKAAKAMGDAAQGHGGGGNGAAAGVGVGVGAGLGMMMPGMLARTLGAPATAPAAAPIVTCPGCQSAVAADSQFCPRCGRRLAATARCARCHAELTGGARFCSACGQAVPGS; encoded by the coding sequence CCGTCACACGCTCTCCACCCAGAACCTCCCGATCCTGACGCGTCTGCTCTCGCTGCCATGGGGCTTCACGAGCCCGTTCCGGGCCGAGGTCTACTTCGTCAACCTGAAGGTGTTCACCAACATGCGCTGGGGCACGCGCGACCCGGTGGTCTTCAAGGACCAGCAGCTCGGCCTCATCCGTTTGCGCGCCTTCGGCAGCTTCACGATGCGGGTGACCCAGCCGCTGCTCTTCGTCAACAGCCTGGTGGGAACGCAGGGCTCCTACACCACCGACCAGATCGAGGACTATCTCCGAGAGGTCATCGTGGCCCGACTCAACGACTTCCTCGGCGAGACGGTGGAGAGCCTGCTCGACCTGCCGAAGCAGTACGACGAGATGGCGGTGGCGATGAAGACGCGGCTCGCCGAGGAATTCCGCAAGTACGGCACCGAGATGGTCGACTTCTACGTCAACCGCATCACCCCGCCCGAAGACGTCGAGCGCATGATCGACGAGCGCTCCAGCATGGGCGCGGTCGGCGATCTCGACCGCTTCATGCAGTTCAAGGCGGCGAAGGCCATGGGCGACGCCGCGCAGGGCCACGGCGGCGGGGGTAACGGGGCCGCCGCCGGCGTCGGAGTCGGCGTGGGGGCGGGACTCGGCATGATGATGCCCGGCATGCTCGCCCGGACGCTCGGCGCCCCCGCCACGGCGCCCGCGGCCGCCCCGATCGTCACGTGCCCAGGCTGCCAGTCTGCGGTCGCGGCGGACAGCCAGTTCTGCCCGCGCTGCGGCCGACGGCTCGCCGCCACCGCGCGGTGCGCGCGCTGCCATGCGGAGCTGACCGGCGGCGCCCGCTTCTGCTCCGCGTGCGGCCAGGCGGTGCCCGGTAGCTGA
- a CDS encoding zinc ribbon domain-containing protein: MSQVVVSTECPTCSGPLDFSEGANAIRCPSCGSTLLVTGRKQVLTYWVSPKIRADVAGAAARTGRVQARVASRELFFVPFYRLTGHDFQWQDAPPRPAPEREVPPMRFGGGDTADRPEIDLDLGAILSWGADALLGPRAGDVVRDALGEPRTPTRPIEPHLLTTGRALRTSVADSTVQLLDRYVETSFPAASLAGLGVASLGVRTQALRVSLFERARLASLGTMVRIQTDEAAALRHGLAARGFEHVVYRQVLGRILSIIYFPFWVLELSEGAERWLTVVDAVAESIVQSRAPIALRDALIPQPGGELRTVGLRPLVCPNCGWALPLDADDVIFFCPSCGRAWQIRGVDLVEMPYEIAQVGTDTASAAAEHLPFWRLEASAGSESAWVPAFRCRRLKILHDLATRFTAKPPVYQAATGERPSARGCFYDAEDAALLARFAAAGRRLTPDAVKAAADDEPAFSGARLVWIPFKREGQSLIDPYSGLALQEALLD; encoded by the coding sequence ATGAGTCAGGTCGTCGTCTCCACCGAGTGTCCCACCTGCAGCGGCCCGCTCGATTTCTCTGAAGGGGCCAACGCCATCCGGTGCCCGAGCTGCGGCTCGACCCTGCTCGTGACCGGCCGCAAGCAGGTGCTCACCTACTGGGTCTCGCCCAAGATCCGAGCCGACGTCGCCGGCGCGGCGGCGCGCACCGGCCGGGTACAGGCGCGGGTGGCCAGCCGCGAGCTGTTCTTCGTGCCCTTCTACCGGCTGACCGGTCACGACTTCCAGTGGCAGGACGCTCCCCCGCGGCCGGCGCCCGAGCGTGAGGTCCCCCCGATGCGGTTCGGCGGCGGCGACACGGCCGACCGTCCCGAGATCGACCTCGACCTCGGGGCCATCCTGAGCTGGGGCGCCGACGCCTTGCTGGGGCCGCGCGCCGGCGACGTCGTGCGCGACGCGCTCGGCGAGCCCCGGACGCCGACGCGCCCGATCGAGCCCCACTTGCTCACCACGGGGCGGGCCCTGCGAACCTCCGTCGCGGACTCGACGGTGCAGCTCCTCGACCGCTACGTGGAGACGAGCTTCCCGGCCGCGAGCCTCGCGGGTCTCGGCGTCGCTTCCCTCGGGGTGCGCACCCAGGCGCTGCGTGTTTCCCTGTTCGAGCGCGCGCGGCTCGCCTCGCTCGGCACGATGGTGAGAATCCAGACCGACGAGGCCGCCGCCCTTCGGCACGGGCTGGCCGCGCGTGGCTTCGAGCACGTCGTCTACCGGCAGGTGCTGGGGCGCATTCTCTCCATCATCTACTTCCCGTTCTGGGTGCTCGAGCTGAGCGAGGGCGCCGAGCGCTGGCTCACGGTGGTGGACGCGGTCGCCGAGAGCATCGTCCAGTCGCGCGCGCCGATCGCCCTGCGCGACGCGCTGATCCCGCAGCCAGGCGGCGAGCTCCGGACGGTGGGGCTTCGGCCGCTGGTGTGTCCGAACTGCGGCTGGGCGCTCCCTCTGGACGCCGACGACGTCATCTTCTTCTGCCCGTCCTGCGGCCGGGCGTGGCAGATCCGCGGCGTCGACCTCGTGGAGATGCCCTACGAGATCGCCCAGGTCGGGACCGACACCGCGTCGGCCGCCGCCGAGCATCTGCCGTTCTGGCGGCTCGAGGCCTCCGCCGGATCGGAGAGCGCCTGGGTGCCGGCGTTCCGGTGCCGGCGGCTCAAGATCCTCCACGATCTGGCGACTCGCTTCACGGCAAAGCCGCCGGTGTATCAGGCGGCGACCGGCGAACGTCCGAGCGCTCGCGGCTGTTTCTACGACGCCGAGGACGCGGCCCTCCTCGCTCGGTTCGCGGCCGCGGGGCGCCGGCTCACCCCCGACGCGGTGAAGGCGGCGGCCGACGACGAGCCGGCCTTCTCCGGCGCCCGTCTCGTCTGGATTCCATTCAAGCGAGAGGGTCAGTCCCTGATCGATCCGTACTCCGGGCTGGCGCTCCAGGAGGCGCTGCTTGACTAA
- a CDS encoding RidA family protein has product MATAAHREEIWVPGMPEPISHFVHVVRAGRLVFVSGCVASDDKGRTVGGSDIVAQTRQAHENIKRCLAAAGATFADVCKVTVYLKNVGDREKVNTVRKEYFGASRPASTLIEISQFVRPELLIEVEAVAVLPERPRPAARRRQPARAPARKSRRR; this is encoded by the coding sequence ATGGCCACCGCCGCTCACCGGGAAGAGATCTGGGTGCCGGGCATGCCCGAGCCCATCAGCCACTTCGTCCACGTCGTGCGTGCCGGACGCCTCGTCTTCGTCTCCGGCTGCGTGGCGAGCGACGACAAGGGCCGCACCGTGGGAGGCAGCGACATCGTCGCCCAGACGCGCCAGGCGCACGAGAACATCAAGCGCTGCCTGGCCGCCGCCGGCGCGACGTTCGCCGACGTGTGCAAGGTAACGGTGTACCTGAAGAACGTCGGGGACCGCGAGAAGGTGAACACGGTGCGCAAGGAGTACTTCGGGGCGAGCCGGCCCGCCAGCACCTTGATCGAGATCTCCCAGTTCGTGCGCCCGGAACTGCTCATCGAGGTCGAGGCGGTGGCGGTGCTGCCCGAGCGCCCGCGTCCCGCCGCCCGGCGCCGGCAGCCGGCGCGTGCGCCGGCGCGAAAGTCGCGGCGTCGCTGA
- a CDS encoding DUF3830 family protein, with amino-acid sequence MILDPTPSIRIQVGPLAFTASWEEGAAPRTCAAFRRLLPYRQRIIQARWSGEAGWIPLGDFDLGVGPENTTSEPAPGALLFHPAGISETEILFPYGATRFASVKGPLAGNHFLTIVDGRARLTELGRLLCWEGAQSIIFEA; translated from the coding sequence ATGATCCTGGATCCGACCCCATCCATCCGCATCCAGGTCGGTCCGCTCGCGTTCACCGCGAGCTGGGAAGAGGGCGCGGCCCCGCGCACGTGCGCCGCCTTTCGCCGCCTGCTGCCCTACCGGCAGCGGATCATCCAGGCCCGCTGGAGCGGCGAGGCGGGCTGGATCCCGCTGGGTGACTTCGACCTCGGGGTGGGCCCCGAGAACACCACCAGCGAGCCCGCGCCCGGCGCCCTGCTGTTCCATCCCGCGGGAATCAGCGAGACCGAGATCCTCTTTCCGTACGGGGCCACGCGCTTCGCGAGCGTGAAGGGTCCGCTGGCCGGCAATCACTTCCTCACGATCGTCGACGGCCGCGCGCGGCTCACCGAGCTCGGACGGCTCCTCTGCTGGGAAGGGGCCCAGTCCATCATCTTCGAGGCGTAG
- a CDS encoding tetratricopeptide repeat protein, producing MGATFAWAGFDDGRRAYDRGDYDAAYLDWLPLAERGEPAAQFMVGLMLERGQGRPADPFAAIDWYRRAAEQGDVHAEFRLGFLYAFGRGVERDDAQAAEWYARAAEGGNQAARAALDQLRAEGRLAEPTGSREARQLRGAAQRGSAQAQYELGLRYASGEGVPRDPVEATRWYRSAAEQGVPPAQYQLALRLANGDGVPQDFQEAAKWYRRAADQGVPFAQFNLGVRYANGQGVERDPVLAYQWFSLAARGLLGKEADAARQARDAIKGALTPEQLARGEAMVQAWQPRTEAAGAGAATPRR from the coding sequence GTGGGCGCGACCTTCGCGTGGGCCGGTTTCGACGACGGCCGGCGTGCCTACGATCGCGGCGACTACGACGCCGCCTACCTCGACTGGCTCCCGCTCGCCGAGCGCGGGGAGCCCGCCGCGCAGTTCATGGTGGGCTTGATGCTCGAGCGTGGGCAGGGGCGTCCCGCCGATCCGTTCGCCGCGATCGACTGGTACCGCCGCGCGGCCGAGCAGGGCGACGTTCACGCCGAGTTCCGTCTGGGATTTCTCTACGCCTTCGGCCGCGGGGTGGAGCGTGACGACGCGCAGGCGGCCGAGTGGTACGCCCGCGCCGCCGAGGGCGGCAATCAGGCGGCGCGGGCCGCGCTCGACCAGCTTCGAGCGGAGGGCCGGCTCGCCGAACCCACCGGCTCCCGCGAGGCGCGGCAGCTGCGCGGCGCCGCGCAGCGCGGGTCGGCGCAGGCCCAGTACGAGCTGGGCCTGCGCTACGCCAGCGGGGAAGGCGTGCCGCGGGACCCGGTCGAGGCGACCCGCTGGTATCGCAGCGCCGCCGAGCAGGGCGTGCCTCCGGCCCAGTACCAGCTCGCCCTGCGTCTCGCGAACGGAGACGGCGTGCCGCAGGACTTCCAGGAGGCCGCGAAGTGGTATCGGCGCGCGGCCGACCAGGGCGTCCCCTTCGCGCAGTTCAACCTTGGCGTGCGCTATGCCAACGGTCAGGGCGTCGAGCGCGATCCGGTGCTCGCCTATCAGTGGTTCAGCCTCGCCGCGCGCGGGCTGCTCGGCAAGGAGGCCGACGCCGCGCGCCAGGCGCGCGACGCCATCAAGGGCGCGCTGACGCCGGAGCAGCTCGCGCGCGGCGAGGCGATGGTGCAGGCCTGGCAGCCGCGGACCGAGGCCGCGGGCGCCGGGGCGGCTACGCCTCGAAGATGA